The genomic stretch CACTAAGGAACTCTAAACATGACATCTCATCACTAGGGACTCATAGTTTTGCATTAAGCAATTTCTTTAattccccaggatttttttttttttgtgggggggagggCCTGTATTTCCTGGAAGGAAGTTATCAGGTGAGGAGGGTATcggattcttttatttatttacttaggtaccagaaattgaacccaggggcactaaacactgagccacatcaccagcccttttttttttttttaatttattttatttagagacaaggtcttgctgagttgcttagggcctccctaagttgctgagggtggctttgaactcaagatccttccacctcagcctcctgagcccctgggattacaggtgtgcgccacagcacctggctcagATTCTTGATTATAGGGTGAGAGGAGTGATAACAATGTTACCTGACCCGCCTCCCCCTTCCACATTTCCTTCAGTCATTCACTCCACAAACAGCTGTGACCTGAAGGACTACTGAAATGAAAGATGGGGATCTGATTGAACTCGGTAGGCTGGGTTCCAGATGCTCGGGACAGAGTCCAGGATAGTGGAGGAGACGAACAGAGAGAAGTCCATGATGGAGGTGACTTCAAACAGCAAATGATAGGTTAGTGCTGTTTTGAAGCCAGGTGGTCTAGAGAAAGAGCAGAGCACTTCTGCGCGCCATCTGTGGTCCATGAGCAACGGTGTCCCAGAGGTGTCACCCTTCTACCTTGTCTGTCAAACAATGCTCCCTCGATAGGCGGGTGCCTGGTGAGTCTGGTAAGGGCATTTGTTCCTGTTTTGTCCTGACCACATCAAAGCCAGTTTCCAAAATGCTACTGGGGAGAAGGAAGAGTAGGCAGACTTCTTGGATTTGGTTCCTGGGCCTCCTGAAATACATATATGGTCCGTTGTTCCACAGAGCAGGAGAGAACAATTAACACCTGCCATGATCTGTTTCATTTCACCATCTAAATTATACGTGTTTCCATAATTTGTGTACAGAGTTCATATAATTAACAAATGAAAGATGGGGTATCTGATTGAGGTTCGGCATTCATCCTGACATCCTGTTTAGTAATATTCTCTCACCTTGGCTTAATTTCATGTTGCATTAGCAGCCTGACAGTCCGGCCATTAGTATATAACACTctgtctaattttaaaaattagaataactgggggtgtagctctgtggtagcatgtgtgaggccctgggtttcatccccagcaccccccaaaacaaacaaacaaatagttTTCATTTCTAGGTTTCGGCACCAAAAAGTACAAGCccaaaaatgaaacacaaaaccaaatgtcaaaaaacaaaacaaaacaaaataacgaCCTTGGTTACAcatttccacttaaaaaaaaaaaaaagagaagtgagCCTGTTTGCGTCACAAAGAAGCAAAGTCATTTCCACGCAGTGATGATGCTCAGATCAGTGATAAGGGGGCTCTGTGTGGCTGGGCTGCTGGAGCCCCTGGGCCTCAGGGGTCCTCACCAGATGTATGAGACCCAGATGTGTTTGCATGAATATTGTAAATAAGCATTTGTAAATGCCTTGCACACCATGCAGTCTTTATTATCCGGGGACTTTAGGATTTACAGTCTGGGGAGGTATTGAAGGTTGCATGCAAGGTCACATGACCATTTCCATTACCTCTTagtaatgctaataataatcctGGGAGAGTTTGTGTTGAGGTCACTTGAGATAACCAGGAGTGGGCCACCCAAAAGAGAGACAATGTGTTGGACCTGCACCTTTAGGGCCACCAGCCTTGAGCCCTCACACCTGACTTGGTAGGTGGGTCACATGCAGGGTTCAGGGGCACGAATGCCAAGCTTTGCAAGGTCTTTCTGCTTTTCAAGGGCTGTGTTTGggtttcttcttctctcctgcaCTTGTGTTTGCTAAAGTCCCTCTCTTCACCctcagtcagtctctctctctctctctctctctctctctctctttagcaGTGTCACCAGTTTCACCCCAGGCCCCACCCCTTGTGCCCTGAAATACATCCAAATTTAGATAAGAAGATTCAAACATAAAATAAGGAAGTAGTACCAGGCAGATGAACCTTCCGGGGAACAACTGAAATAGACACGTACAGagatggggaaagaaaaagagtaagACACAAAAATAACAAATCGACCAGCACCTGGCCTGTGCGTGCCCCTTTAAGACTTTGGAAGCATCTTCACATTCATTATTACATGGTCTGAGATGTAGTTCAACGGAGAATTCTTgcctaacatttattatttcttttgcttttatgcTAACATTGTGGGAGAGGCAGATCAGAAGGCTTACTTTTGGGTCTTTTAAGGAATGGAAGGTTCTAGAAGGGAAAGGATTCTTCCCTGGTCTCCCAGCTAGAGATTGACAGCAGGTCTCAAGCCCAGCTCTTCTGAATTCAGATCTTATCTCCCTTCAGTGATAACATGGCTGTGTCCAAGGGGCCCTGGATCAACACAAGAAATGTCCCTGCAACTCCCACAGGACCCATCACTGCTTTCCTCCACAGTGCTGCTGGACCCCGGGGCTGGAAGAAGCCTTGTACCCAGGAAGCAGAAGGAGCCTCCCACAGGAAGTCACCATGGACTAAATGGGCCttggcaaatatttattagaaaaggCTGGAGCCCCAAGGGCTACGGGAGGCTGCACGGTGGTTTCAGGGTTAAAAGTTGCTGTGACCCTGCTGGTCACGGGAGAACAGCTACAATCCTTCAGGAGaaagtctcctgagctgctgtctgTTTGTTCCACTCATGTCCACTGGTGTGACCCCTGGCTCTTTCATCTACTTCTGATTTCTTTCCTAAATCTCACCTCTGGCGCTTTGCTGACCCACCCACTCCTGGTTACTAATTTCATTCTGTGACACTCCCCCTGACCCTTTTCCGACTCCCCTGTCTATGACTCTTAGGGCTGATCCCTGGTGGTTTCCACTTTCCTCTGACCTCATAGATCCTTGGACATCTGGCCTTTCCCTGGCTGAATCCTGCCAGTTCCCTGAGTGAGCACTGGGGGAGAGTTGTCTTAGTGTGACGCTGTGCCCAGCCTGCCTCCCCCTTCTGAGGTACCCTGTACTTGCCCTTGTGCAAACGGAAGGAACCACAGTGATATTGTAGCAGGTTTggaaatacaaaaagaacaaTCTAGATTTCCATcaaaaaataattccaaacagTGGGGAGGGGGCAAAGAAAGCTCTCTGTATACACTCATGAAGTAATTTCAAGATGAAAttggaagagaaaaaagtaagATTCAGGACAGTATATAAATTTTGCTAccatttgtgttaaaaaaaaagaaaacaggaaatacatACTTACTAGTGTGATAGGGTTTCTCTGGAAGGCAGCAGAAAGAGCAATTATCTCTGGGGAAGGAAACCATGGGACTTGGGGAAAAAGGATGATAGAGAAACTTCCTTTTTGAGCTTAGTACCATGGGTATATTACATGTCCAAAattttggattaaaaacaaggttgggctggggatgtggctcaagtggtagcgcgctcacctggcatgtgcacggcctgggttcgatcctcagcaccacgtacaaacaaagatgttgtgtctgccgaaaactgaaaaataaatattaaaaaattctctctctctctcactttaaaaaaaacacaacaaaaaacaagataaatgttTTGGAATCAACAGAGATATAGGACTAGAAGGAAACTGGGGACCCAAGAggtgatatttttgttgttgttgttgttgtactgaACAGAGCATTAAGTCATTAAGGGATTAAAGAATTTTTCCAAATTCCTACAACTAAGTGACAGAGCTATGACCAGAGCCCTCATTTGACTCTTGGCACCACATTCGAGGTGGACAATAAAGTTGTGAAGATCAAATCAACCAACACACCTTTATCCTAGTACCTATCACGAAGTAAGCAATCAATCAATGCCAGGTACTGTTATTCATTATTTTGAGACTATCACAGAGTTCAGGTTGATGGGGCAGGGAGAACTGTAAAGGAGGTTGTTATAGGAATTCCTGGAAATTAATacttgtaagaaaaataaaaataaaatgagggtaTGGGAGAGATTGGTATGAACCgttgattcttatttatttaaatagacaCTAGAAGTGGGGCGCGTAGCTCTAGCTGCTCAGGAGGTGTTTGAtggcctgggcaacatagtgagaccccatctcaaaaagaaaagaaaaggaaaaattcactAGAAAATAATCTCAGAGCGCAAGGGGTGCTTCATGTAGAAAACATATGTGAGGATGTGCATTATGGAGAGGACCTCTGGCTCCCTTACACAATTCCATGAAGGGCCACCTGTGACCACCATGGTCTCATGCTGGAAAACACATGTACCCAACCCAGGACCATCAGGGGcacttctttccatttctctttcatttccaatTGTTGAAATGTCCTCATTATTCCTGCTAACTTattttcttccctattttctcttttcctgtggcTATAGGTCAAGTGGGGACTCAAAGAGGGCTGAGTGTTCCACTGGGAGCGTCATGTGTCTCCCTTGGAGAGGTACAGAAAAGATCTTATCATTCTGGGAAGCTTTGTTTGCAGTGCATCTGGGGTGAGAGCCTCAGCAAGAGCCCTGGCAAAGCTGAGGCTTCTGGAAATCTTGTGCTCATGTTGCCCTAGTGCCAGAAAGCTACCTCCTAGGCTCCCTCTCTCGCTCTCCACCTTATTGCCAAACTTCATGATTTGCAAGCATTCCTTTCCTCCCCGATTCAAGGAAAAATATAGTGAGAAGGGAATCaaccagatgcctgtcaatagatgaaagCATTaagaaatggtgtgtgtgtgtgtgtgtgtgtgtgtgtacaaaatggagttttactcagcccccaaaaagaataaaattatggcatttgctggtaaatggatagaaatggagaacatcatgctaagggaaataagccagacacagaaaatcaagggttgaatgttttctctcatatgtggaagctagagcaaactgaaggaaaggaggagaagattggatatcataaagatataggggaCACCAGTAGAGTAGAAGCAGGAGGAGATTGAGAGGCAGAGTGGAGAcatgggaaagggaaggaaacgctgaaagaattctttaaaaatcatgctatgtgcatatataaatatgccacaggGAATTCCGTTTCCCACAGGATCAGGGAATCCATTTGATAATCACTTTGGTAAATGCCACCCAAAACTCTCAATCAGAATCAAGTTATATTCTGCAGTTTGTCACTGAATGATAGATACTGGGACCAAAAGATTACGAAAGTTGCCCAAGATCACACTTGGAGGGGTAAAGATTGGATCTCAGAGGACCCAGAACAGAACTGAAGCTTTTAACTTCacactctatttttctttttctttgttttattaccTTGACAGTAGGGAAAGCTAacagtttatttgttttttgattggtTCTTCCTACTGGGACATGAAAGTGGGAGACTGAAATGTTTAtctataaaaccaaaataattaaCTGTGACTGTCTTAGTTCacctgccataacaaaataccacagcctgggtggcttaaacagtTCTGGAAACTGAGAAGTTAAAAATCAAGGTACTGGCAGATTCAGGGTCTAGTGAGTACCCTCTTTCTGCCTGCCCTGTTGCTGAATCCTCATAGGGCAAAGGGAGAGCAGGCAGAATGAGGGCTCaggtctcttcttcctcttctataagggcactaatcccatttggGGAGcctcaccctcatgacctcattaaACTTAACTACTTCCTAAATGCCCCCACCTGACACCATCATATTGGGGACATCATCATATTGGGGATTAAGCCTTAAGGCTAATATATGAATGGGGTGGGGGTGCACACAAACACTCCTTTCATAATAGTTATCAAACaaatattgttattgttttaaccTGAATCACAAGGCTAACATATTGAATTGTCTCTGCTGTGTCTGGGTCCGTCATTCAGTGGAGTCATGGTCTAACTTGTACTGTAGAGTGTGACTTAAAGCAGCCAACTTCTCCATTTGCATCTCACCTTTCACCTTGCAGAGAAATTCCACGTACACTATCTTTGTGACCTGCCACAGGCTGGGCTAGCAGTACTACCCAGGGTTCAAACAGAATAAACTTGCTTGTACCTTGTCAGTAAGGAAAGCTACACAGATGCACTTTATTGAATAACTTTAAGTATTGGTGGAGTTTTCTTATTCTCCAAGGGAACTTCCCCTGGAGAATCTTACTTTACAAATGAGATATGcagcatattttttatttagagtccaGAAGGATTTGTCACGGGCAGACTTGGTACTTTGCAGAATGGAAGGCCTAATGTTGAAACCTAAGTCATCACTCCAAAGACCAACATCCTTTCCTATTGATAAGtaccttttattaaaaattaggaCACAGAGTGAATTCCTTTACACCtgtttacatttaattatttttggcgGTACTggagatctaacccagggccttcgagtttgctaggcaagtgctttatggCTGAGCCgtgtccccagccccatttcttgACATCTAAATGGGTTAGATGGCGTGCACTGAATTTTCGGTATGTATACATTTAGATTTgttcagaaattttattaaaatatcatgatACCCTATAGGCGATCACCTGGAATGTCACACCACTTGGCTTGGGAAATTATCCTTGACAGGACAAAGCTTCCAACACCCTTGGCTGAAGTGTATCCAAAGTGTCTGGTCAAAGCTAAACTGCCTGCATTTATGGAAGGTGTATCTCTGGGCACTGATTCCATGTTCAATATACTCACAGCTCAAGCTCCATTTATGTTAAATCAATACACGGTATCACCATGAACTGGAAGGCCAAGTGCAGTGGATCAAGTTTATCACCAAATGTATCtaggataaatttaaaaatcattgaaaccaTAACATACCAGCTTTGTCTCCATGGCAATCTCAGTTTTGTGCATGTCCCCACAGGTAATGGTGACGAATCAGAAGATACATCTACATTCCCAGAAAACGAAGCCACAGCTGAAGAGACCACCTCAAGTGTGTTGATTACAACAGCCACAGAAATAGTATCTGAAAATACGAATTCTACCCACATCGCTGAGGACACAGATCAGTTAGAGTTTATATTAATGGTGTTGATCCCATTGATTTCCTCGGTCCTCCTACTTTTATTAGTGGCACTCCTTGTGAGGTACTGTAGAAGAAAGAGAACTAAACAAGGTAAATATCTGGTGTAtccttattttcagaaaattgcTTTACAGGTTAATGAGGACTCAATAAAACagtatcattttttcttttactcagaGCCTTCTAGCCAAGGATCTCAAAGTGCTTTACAGACTTGTGAGTATTCTCCTGACATccatttagggtttgggatggggTAGAAGGAAGTGAGATGTTTCAAAATTAAGCAACAAaagcacctgtaatcccagcggctggggaggctgaggcaggagggttgcgagttcaaagccagcttcaacaacagtgaggcactaagtaactcagtgagaccctaaataaaatacaaaatagggctggggatatggctcagtggtcgagtgcccctgagttcaatccctggtacccaccccccaaccaaaaaaagaacaaaccactATGTGATGATAAGTGATACATTTCAATGGCATTTTTAAGCAGTTAATAATGCcatgtcctttttgtttttcttttaaggacaTGTTTTCAGTCTaccttgaaatttaaaacatagcACTGCCATTTTGGTATCCAGTGCAGATGGTGTATAGTCTTGGCCAAGAGGCCAGTGTGATGTTTCCCACCAGGTGGGAAGAGGGTCAGGAGGTGAGGCAGTGGgtcaatttagggctagggatggagGCTGGAGACCTTGGGGTCTTTACCACAAAAGGACCGGGGAAGCAGTGTTCTTGTTCCCACTGAAACTTTTGCAAGGAGATTCCTGACTGGTTAAAGATTATTCACATCAATCTGGAAACCAAGACAGAAAATTCCCAAGATCAGCAGCATGTTCCGAAAGTCTAGCATAGAATCATCAGATACTAGCTTTGGGGGTAGTTTTAGGTCCCAGGCAGTCTTGGGGTACTTTTGTCTTGTGCTGGTAAAAATGATGCTGACTCATTTTTTTAGATTGaagcttttttcttctccttttttctttttctgattctgGGAAACATATCTACAAGTGCTTTACCACGAGCTACTTTCCCAGATCTTAAGTTAAGCTTTTAAAAGTCATTCTGGAAATTACTCAAGGAATAAGAGGTTTCCTGATAACATACAGAGTCATATGCAAAACTTGTTCTGTGTCCCTCTGGCCCAGTAACAGGGCACCTGGGGCTTTGAGGTCATGACTTTGGCCTGAATGCTTCCCCCACGGTCCCTGCACGGGGGGCAGCTCTTAGCTCTCAGCAGAAACTATAACAGCTATTTCCAAAGCTAGCAGATGAGGCAATGTGAGCTGGGGGAGAAGCCCCAAAGTGCATTTCCCTTCATGGCTCATAAAATAGACACCCTAGAAGCAGGAAATACAAGTTTCTTCACCCCTTGAAATTACAGGGTGGCCTAATAACAGTGGTCAAGTGGGATTTCTGCAGAAGCTAAAGATAAGGCAAGAGGCAGCAGAGCTGGCTGGACCCCacttctttttttgagataggcCTCCCGTtatccaggttggcctcaaacttgcaggcTTAAGCCATCCCCCTGCCTCTCAGCCTCCAGGAGTAGAATAACAGGGACTACGTGGACACAGACCTGGATCCCATTGTTTAACCTCAGGCAAAGTAAGAACTTCCTGCCCCAAACCATAGCCCCACAGCCCGCTAAATTAATGGACTCCGAGGAGGGGCACAGGGTAGGTGTCTAGTCAAA from Marmota flaviventris isolate mMarFla1 chromosome 7, mMarFla1.hap1, whole genome shotgun sequence encodes the following:
- the Tmem154 gene encoding transmembrane protein 154 → MTAPRAALVFALGLVPVLPGNGDESEDTSTFPENEATAEETTSSVLITTATEIVSENTNSTHIAEDTDQLEFILMVLIPLISSVLLLLLVALLVRYCRRKRTKQEPSSQGSQSALQTYELGSENLKVPIFEEDTPSVMEIEMEELDKWMNNMNRNADYECLPTLKEEKESNHNPSDNES